In Gadus chalcogrammus isolate NIFS_2021 chromosome 13, NIFS_Gcha_1.0, whole genome shotgun sequence, the genomic stretch AGACCTCCTAAGTAAATGAAAGCTACACGAATAACCACTTCTTCATGAAGTCTTTTAATGTATATCCAACTTATATGGGTGGTTGCAAAAAATGCACACAGCTTCAAGTTCAAGCTATAAAAGTAATAACCGGTGAGCCCATTATGCATGTATCCACGTGGCAATCTGGCCCAGACGAAAGGCTCTACTGGCATGGGAAAGAAACATCTGCTGTACTGTTATCCTCCCATTTACACaagcagacaaagagagaaagtcacgtagagtgtttatgtgtgtgagaagCTGCAGGGTGGGTATTCAAAAGGTACCAAGTTAAAATCCTTATTagtttctctccctcgctctccaaaTTTGTACAAATGCAGCATTCCCAGTGAAGATTATTATGGTACAGCAACAGGGGCATGTTTATTAAAGCATCCACAACACCCcctgttccccctcccctcatctgCTATTTAAAGACCTTGAAAAACAGCAGCTTTTCCAGTTAATGATTCACCACTATGTAGGGAAAGTGTGCACTTACGCTGTTGACTCTTATCACTGCTGCCTGCAAAGCTGAGGGTAGGTTATCTCTATAGCTGACCTTAATGGGGCGGAGGCATGTCATTTTTCCTCTTTGTCTGCTAGAGAAAAGATGGCCATTGTGCAGAAATGCTATTCTATTAATTGAGAGCAGATTGCACATTTCCGCTCAGCATGCTTGTGGCTTAAACAGGCTTACAAGATGGGGTCTAGTATGGAGGTTGCTTGCCTTGTCAAAAGGTTTTTATTAGGTATTTAATAAATGCTAAGCATACATTTGGGTTTCCCTTGTAAAGTATAAAACACAGCTATTGTATTGTGCTCCGGTTTAGATTGTTCCaatttttaattcattttaataAAAGTTAAATTGCTAAAATGAAACCTTTAGGCCTTTGCATGTCTCTTCAGTGGTGTCTCCAACCTTAACTCCAAGCCGGGGCTAGCCAGCAGGCTGCCCTGTCTTTGACCCATCCCTTCAGCATCTGCgttcttctctcttcctctcatccaGAGCCTCGCATTGTCTCCCCAGGGAGATGAGCCGCTGCACGGGCACGTCCGCCGACAGCGCAGAGTCCCACCAGCTGTACTCCGGGGACAGGACGCACGTGGGCCTGTGGTCGATCAGGTAGCGGTTGAGGTAGCTCTCCTCCATGCCCCTGGCCATGAACCCCTTCTCCTGGTCCTCCAGGATGAGCAGGGAGCAGGCCCGGGCCAGGCGGAACACCTCGGCCACCCGCCCCCCGTACAGCTCCGAGGTGTAGTAGAAGTCTCCCTCGTCTTCGTCCACGCACGCCGCAGAGCTCTCCTCTATCTCGTAGGGGAAGGCGTGCCGGGGCATCCCGTACAGCTCGGGGTGCAGGGTGGCCACCAGCTCCGACAGGATCTCCTCTCTCACCGGCGCCGTGAACTCCTGGTCGACGTCGGCGCAGAAGACGTACGCCACCGCGTCACCGACCTCGTCTTTGATGGCGGCGGCGATCAGGTCCATGCGGCGACGGGCCAACCGGTCCCAGCCGGGCATCTCCGCCACGGGGATCACCTTCAGGTCCCTCCCCGGGGCCAGCTTGATGGGGGGCTCCAGGGAGCGGGGATTATCGCAAAGCACGTAGTACGTGACCCCCCGGCCCGGGAGGAAGTTCACCTCGGCCGACAGGAGGAAGCGGCGAAGGTGCAGGCCGTAAGCGCCCACGGCTAGCACGAGGAGGCCCACGCGGACCTCCCGCTGGGAGAATTTCGCCCTGTGATTTGCTGACTCGCTGCTCTCCCCCCACACCAAAGGGGCTCCCCAGGGGGTCTCCAGGAGAGGCTGATGTCCTAATGAGGTGCCCGTGTCTGGAGTGTCTGCTTCCCCCTCGACGGGCTCCAGGCCTAGGATAGGAGGATGACCGCCGTTGACAAGGACTGTGGCCTTGGACCTTTGGAAAAGGTCTAAAAGGGGTGCAGATATATTGTCATTAGAAAACTTTCTCAAATATTCACCATATAATCACTGCAAGATTATTAACGGGCGGCCAATTTATTCAGCTGGTATCAATAACATTGTTTGCAGAGCATATGTCCACGGCATATTGTAGTCATGTGTTTGATTCATGTTTTGATGGATGTTCTGAACATGATGAACAGGTCACCAGGAGGTTAataaacattgtcttctgtacTTAGAGTTGTGTCAGAATTTGTGTACTCTAAGATGTGCTATATGCAGGTCAAAGTCCTACCCTGCACCAAATGGTTGTGCAGCACACTCACATATCAGAAGAGACAATAGGAGGCTGTACAGGACCATCCGTGCTTTGCTCACCCTTACTGGCCCTATTGGACACACATCAGGAAACATTCACATTCCcgaacacacgtgcacaaacataAGCACACATGCCAGTAGATTGCGGTTGATGACacaaataagtaaaatacaTATTGAAAATGGTGGTAGGATCTGCATGTACAAATTCGGCTATAATTGTCAACAGTGTAAAGgaggtgtgtgtagtgtagttgAGTTAATCTATGTAGCCCTTTATCACAATTGCACGAACTTCACCGCCCTCATTGGACTGCATCACCTGAACAAAAAATCCTTTAATTTGTAAACCAATTAGAGGTACCGCACTTAAGTGCTCCGTGGGTAGACATACG encodes the following:
- the LOC130402618 gene encoding globoside alpha-1,3-N-acetylgalactosaminyltransferase 1-like, which codes for MALFMFSKCRSGPVRVSKARMVLYSLLLSLLIYLFQRSKATVLVNGGHPPILGLEPVEGEADTPDTGTSLGHQPLLETPWGAPLVWGESSESANHRAKFSQREVRVGLLVLAVGAYGLHLRRFLLSAEVNFLPGRGVTYYVLCDNPRSLEPPIKLAPGRDLKVIPVAEMPGWDRLARRRMDLIAAAIKDEVGDAVAYVFCADVDQEFTAPVREEILSELVATLHPELYGMPRHAFPYEIEESSAACVDEDEGDFYYTSELYGGRVAEVFRLARACSLLILEDQEKGFMARGMEESYLNRYLIDHRPTCVLSPEYSWWDSALSADVPVQRLISLGRQCEALDERKREERRC